Proteins co-encoded in one Chloroflexota bacterium genomic window:
- a CDS encoding acetamidase/formamidase family protein has protein sequence MEVPSVASTPITATVTGKLHHLDASIRHYVWDNSIQPRLEIDSGDTVVVECRDAGDNFYTWDSTVEDMFRRPKRGHALTGPIRVRGAKPGDILQVEILDLVPGEMGFTSFRPDAGLLPEDFPEPYLHIWDLRNGQYGELKPGVRVPFEPFLGVMGVALDEAGEFNTAPPRKNGGNADVKQLTKGTTLYLPVWVDGALFSCGDGHAAQGDGEVCISAIETSMTATLRFTLRQDFQLEEPEFMTGGPLSPRTNVGPYYAVMGIAPDLMEATKKAIRKMIAYLVRAHGLTREEAYILCSVAVDLKVSEVVDAPNWVVSAFVPLSVFVD, from the coding sequence ATGGAGGTGCCCTCCGTGGCCAGCACGCCGATCACCGCGACCGTTACCGGCAAGCTCCACCACCTCGACGCCAGCATCCGCCACTACGTCTGGGACAACAGCATCCAGCCGCGCCTGGAGATCGACTCTGGCGACACCGTCGTCGTCGAGTGCCGGGACGCCGGCGACAACTTCTACACCTGGGACTCGACGGTCGAGGACATGTTCCGTCGGCCGAAGCGGGGCCACGCGCTGACCGGCCCGATCCGCGTGCGCGGCGCGAAGCCCGGCGACATCCTCCAGGTCGAGATCCTCGATCTGGTGCCCGGCGAGATGGGCTTCACCTCGTTCCGCCCGGACGCCGGCCTGCTCCCCGAGGATTTCCCCGAGCCGTACCTCCACATCTGGGACTTGCGGAACGGCCAGTATGGCGAGCTGAAGCCCGGCGTGCGCGTCCCGTTCGAGCCGTTCCTGGGCGTCATGGGCGTGGCCCTCGACGAGGCCGGCGAGTTCAACACCGCGCCGCCCCGCAAGAACGGCGGCAACGCCGACGTGAAGCAGTTGACCAAGGGAACGACCCTCTACCTGCCGGTCTGGGTAGACGGCGCGCTGTTCTCTTGCGGCGACGGCCACGCCGCCCAGGGCGACGGCGAGGTCTGCATCAGCGCCATCGAGACCAGCATGACGGCCACACTCCGCTTCACCCTCCGCCAGGACTTCCAGCTTGAGGAGCCGGAGTTCATGACGGGCGGCCCGCTCTCCCCCAGGACGAACGTCGGGCCGTACTACGCGGTCATGGGCATCGCGCCGGACCTGATGGAGGCGACCAAGAAGGCGATCCGCAAGATGATCGCCTACCTGGTGCGGGCGCACGGGCTGACCCGCGAGGAGGCGTACATCCTCTGCAGCGTGGCCGTGGACCTGAAGGTCAGCGAGGTGGTGGATGCGCCGAACTGGGTCGTGAGCGCGTTCGTGCCGCTGAGCGTGTTCGTGGACTGA